In Setaria italica strain Yugu1 chromosome IX, Setaria_italica_v2.0, whole genome shotgun sequence, the genomic stretch ACTCTGGATTAAGTTCCGGTTGCATGTTAATTCGTGGGGAGTCGCAGAATGCCGATTATGTGCCCCTTGCACTTTCACCTCCAAGTTCAGGCCAAATAATTCAAATGTTCAGTTTCCATGTCACTTATTCATTTATGCGCATCATCTGTTCATCTCCATTTTTGAATCCGAGGCTGGCATTCAATTTCTCTTCGTATGCCGGCTCCATTTCTTTCTTCATCATCCAGATATTTTGACGCAACACTTGACCAGAGCGTGACATCTTGGTCGGGCGCTCTTTGGTTTGAGTCGAGTGAGAGAAATTAGATCGATGCGGCAGCGTCTAGAAAACTTCATACTCACGTGAAAGATGTAGCTTGTCGGCAGGGAAATATCGGGGTGCTTGTTCATATCGTGTTCACGTGCATGGTGCTGACCCCTGCAGAAAAAGAGcgctcgtgctcgtgctcgcATACCGTTTTCTATGCAACGGTCGGCGGTCGGCGAGATTTTCTGCTGTGGTGCATACGAACCATGCAATATAGTAGTCGTTTAGTGCCTCCCTAACCGAAAGATAATGTAGAAGACAAGTATGGTGTCGTGTCACCAGCAGCTACTTGTTGCATCGTGTAACTGGCCAGCCAAAAACCAACGAAAACGACTCAAACTGGGTTACATTTATGCAACGCAGCTGAGGGGACTTTCTGAGCATCCTCTGATTAACAAATTGTTCCATCCGTTTCAATACGATATGATGCAAAGCGGCCTACAAGAATGCAATCCCATGTCAAAAAACAGAAGTCTAGTAAAGTGCATTCAAATATGGTTTCGATCCTGTTaattttgtattaaaaaatCTACAAAAGGGTAAGCTAATTGCAGGCCAGATTTCATGAAATTTGAATATTAACGTGTGCACACCTTGTAAAAAgatatggagggagtactttggTCTCCAGTTCTGCattttttataattaaataTCCAGCAATTTCCTAAAACAAGTTGACCAATACTAGCATGCAAATAACTTTGCACGAACCCCAAATATGGTTGTGTCCCGTTTCACTACAGTTGCCACATGTTCAGTCACAACAATGCTGGAAAGTAGGCAATCAGAGTTATGTACAGAATCCAAGGTTACACGGTGCTTATGGGGGAGCCGATTCAGCCCCATCATGTAAAGCACAACAGACGGTCGCTTTGTGATGTCCCTGGTACACCCTGATGGCCTCTCCAGTCGACATTGTCCACAATCTCGCGGTGGCATCAGACGAAGCTGCAAGGCAGAAACATTCATTCGGCTACTCAAGAATTATAGGGAAGATAGAGTGATACAAGCTGTAGTTATGTACCAGTGATCAAATAAGCACCGTCTACTGAGAAAACACAATCCCACACCCAGCGCTGATGACCTGAGAAGTTGAGTACCCGCAATGTTCCAGGAACCCATTAAGCAATTTCACAACTTACACTTAAATGTTGCAGAAtactcagaagtcagaacaatACCAACTAAAGTTTTTTCCAACTTAAAGCCATCAACATTCCAAATCTTTACAGTGTTGTCAGATGATGCTGTTGCAAGATACCTACAAACAATTCCAAATATATGACATAAAATTCAGAAAAGAGCAAGTCATACAGAGTTATTTTACCTGGATGCAATACTTGAGCTGTAATGTGAAATCAATGCTTTACAAATGAAATACTATTACTGCAATCTCCACATCAACCAAATGCATTTTGGCCTATACAAAGCAGTGCTCAAAATATGTGTACGGTGGAAGAGAGGAAGACACAATGACACATGTGCCCTAGCCTTTGACTTATTACCTGTTAGGATCACAAAATTCTGGTGAAAGCAGGCACTTAAGAATGTAACCATCATGGGCTTGCAATTTATGGAGAGGTTCAAAGCAGGTAATTGTCTGCATAATAATTTTCAGCTTGAGAAATATCGAAATCACAAGTATATGTTTAACAACTGGTAGGTCAATACAACTGACTGACCTGAGTACCCTTAAGCAAACGCCAAACATAGCATGTCCCACGGTTATTTGCAGCAACCACCATACTCCCATCCCACATGACTGTCAGAGATCTTACAGCAGTATCCACCTCTGGTACCTGGGTAAAAGGAACCAACACATCAATTATGTTCTTGCATATCACCTACCACAGTAGAACCATAATAATGACATGTGACTCACCAACTCACAGCTGCATGAGTTAGCAGCCAAATCCCAGACACGTATGTTTCCATTCTGGTCACCAGATATTAGTTCTTTCTGAAAGATTGGGGATACAATGTtatgaaatttggtagaaagaAACGAACAAAGTACTATAAGGAGCAAAGGTAGCAAAGGAGAACCATCTGAAGTGATCCATTTAATTTGGAAACATTTGTGAAGTATAAAGTCAAgttcaagagaaaaaaaaactccaaaaaTAGGAAGATTAGCATCCATTTCACAATGGAgttgattttgcaaaaataacttttttgtaATTTTGGTTAAAAAAGtttgttggaacttggaaggctATCTTGCAGAGCCAGAATAGCAAAGTTTCAGCAGTACAACACCACACCAAGCATTCTTTTTGTACTTTTGGTTAAAGTGGTTTCTCAGAAGCATTCAGAGCCACCACAG encodes the following:
- the LOC101756872 gene encoding protein LST8 homolog isoform X2, which gives rise to MAQPSVILATASYDHTIRFWEAKSGRCYRTIQYPDSVISYDSHTSNVMAVGFHCDGNWMYSGSEDGTVRIWDLRTATCQREYESRAAVNTVVLHPNQKELISGDQNGNIRVWDLAANSCSCELVPEVDTAVRSLTVMWDGSMVVAANNRGTCYVWRLLKGTQTITCFEPLHKLQAHDGYILKCLLSPEFCDPNRYLATASSDNTVKIWNVDGFKLEKTLVGHQRWVWDCVFSVDGAYLITASSDATARLWTMSTGEAIRVYQGHHKATVCCALHDGAESAPP
- the LOC101756872 gene encoding protein LST8 homolog isoform X1; translation: MAQPSVILATASYDHTIRFWEAKSGRCYRTIQYPDSQVNRLEITPDKRFLAAAGNPHIRLFDVNSNSPQPVISYDSHTSNVMAVGFHCDGNWMYSGSEDGTVRIWDLRTATCQREYESRAAVNTVVLHPNQKELISGDQNGNIRVWDLAANSCSCELVPEVDTAVRSLTVMWDGSMVVAANNRGTCYVWRLLKGTQTITCFEPLHKLQAHDGYILKCLLSPEFCDPNRYLATASSDNTVKIWNVDGFKLEKTLVGHQRWVWDCVFSVDGAYLITASSDATARLWTMSTGEAIRVYQGHHKATVCCALHDGAESAPP